Genomic DNA from Roseburia intestinalis L1-82:
CCGAAATGCTCTCCGCGATGATATCTTTTGCCCCGGCGATCGCATCCTCTGCGCTCGTCACTTCTTTTTCCGGATCAACAAATTTTTCTGCTTCCTCCTCTAAGGATGTGTTTAACATCTGTAACGTGATGATGCCGGCAAGCGGCTCTAATCCTTTTTCTTTTGCGATCGTCGCCCTGGTGCGGCGCTTTGGTTTGTACGGCCGGTAGAGATCCTCCACCACAACCATTGTTTCGGCAGACATGATCTGCGCTTTTAATTCGTCTGTCAGTTTTCCCTGTTCTTCAATGCCTGCAAGAACCGTCTCCTTGCGCTCCTCGAGATTTCTTAAATAAGTCAGTCTCTCATATAAATTACGAAGCACCTCATCGTTAAGTGCTCCGGTTGCCTCCTTGCGGTAACGGGCAATAAACGGGATGGTATTCCCTTCATCGATCAGCTTTACGGCTGCTTCAGCCTGATTTTTACGGATTCCGAGTTCCTCGGAAATCTTTGCAATAATATCCATAGTTACTCCTTTTTTCTCACCGGATTTTAACGTTTTCTCCGACGCAATATCTTTATTATAACGAAATGTCCACAGTGATTCAAGGTAACATTGTTTTTTTCCACACCGCATGATACACTATCCACATCATATTATTTATTTTCAGAAAGGCTTATTTATGGATCATCAGTTTTACAGACCAACGCCTGACCGGCATTCAAAACATATGGAAAATCTTTCCCTTATCATGGGGATCATTGCACTTTCAACGTTCTGTCTGGTTTATCCGGCATTAATCTGCGGTGCGCTCGGCATCGTGTTTGCACTGCTCTCACGCGGCGGTGAGACAACATTTTCCGGGCGTGCAAAGCTTGGGCTTACTTTAAGCAGCGTAGCGCTTGGCATTATTGTGCTGCTCTTAATTTATTCGGTGGTATTCGCTAACGTTTACTATGGTGGAATTGAAAATATGATGCGGGAAAGTTGTACATCGCTGGGGATTGATTATAATATGCTGTTTCCGCAGAACTGAGTTTTTTGTGGGAGATTCAGGGGGACAAAAGGTGGTTTGAAGGTTCGTGGGTGGCAGATTTTGCGCCGCTATTTTTTCTATCAGCATCTTCTATTATAAAAGGCTTATACCCCAGAAGAGGCGGACGATATTTTTTTCCATACAATTGATGATAAGGATTGCAAGTCCGATCCAGAGGTAACGGTCTTTATAGTGCATTGCAAGCGGCAGCTTATGGTGTGAGAGACGTTCGATCGTCTGGCTTAATAAAAACCACGCGCAGAGTACTGCTGCATACGGTACAAACGGATGTTCCAAAAAGGATATCAGAAAATGTCCCTGAAAGAGAGCACATACCGCTCTGGTTCCTCCACAGCCCGGACAGTAGTATCCGGTTACGGTGTGGAAAAGGCACGGGTAGAGATAGTTTTCGATACGAAATCCGGTTATTTTTGAAATGAGCAGATACACGCAGCAGATGACTGTGCCGCTCAGACCAAGTATATATAAAACATTATCTATTTTTTTATGTTCATTATTATTTCTTTTTTCCATTTGATATCTTAATCCTGTTCTTTTCCCATTGAAGTATATCTTTTAAGTGTTGACGCAAATGATGTTTCACAAAGTAGCGGCTGGCAAATCGCACAAAGCTGAGACTGGTTTGTGCAATTTGCCCACCAAAACACTAACACACACCATTTGCCATCAACACCCTCCCCCACATTTTATCAGAAATACACATCTATACAACCCCCCGCCACCTATGCTATAATTTATTCTAATTGCAGCAACGCTGTAACCGCTGCTGTATGATCTAAAAGGAGTTATTTACCGAATGAAACGCACATCAAAAGAACTCAAACGCATTGCGCGTGATATTTTAAATGACAGATACCGTGTTCCGATGGCAGCTTTTGCTGCCACAACACTGATCGCAACTGTGATCGAATCTCCATTTTCGTTTTCCATGGGAGATAATCCGACAAATATGCAGCTTGTGATCTCACTGATCGCAGAGCTTCTCATATCTGTTGTCTCTTTTGTGTTAGGATGCGGCGTGGCAAAGATCCATCTGTCCATGACACGCGGAAATGATTTTCTCGTCCGCGATATTTTTGATCCATTTAAGAAAAATACAGACCGATTTTTTATCGCGGGATTTTTATTTTTACTGATGATCTTTGTTTCCATGATTCCTGTGATCGGTGGTTTTACTTATGCAGTGATCGCAGATTTTTCAGTGGTTTCTATTGTAATTGCAGCAGCGACGGGAATCCTTTCTCTGATCTTAAGCTGTTATTTTATGCTTACCTATCATTTTATCGGATATATCACACTCGATCATCCTGAGCTTAAATGTCTGGAAGTTTTTAAAGAATGCAGACTTCTCATGCACGGCAACCGTCTGCGTCTGCTTTATATTCTGCTCAGTTTTATCGGATATGGCTTATTGGTTCTCTGTTCCTTTGGCATCGCATCCCTCTGGGTCGTTCCATATCAGACAGAAAC
This window encodes:
- a CDS encoding DUF975 family protein, translating into MKRTSKELKRIARDILNDRYRVPMAAFAATTLIATVIESPFSFSMGDNPTNMQLVISLIAELLISVVSFVLGCGVAKIHLSMTRGNDFLVRDIFDPFKKNTDRFFIAGFLFLLMIFVSMIPVIGGFTYAVIADFSVVSIVIAAATGILSLILSCYFMLTYHFIGYITLDHPELKCLEVFKECRLLMHGNRLRLLYILLSFIGYGLLVLCSFGIASLWVVPYQTETLVIFYLDCTDELNRIPVRSYEKTATTQF
- a CDS encoding DUF2752 domain-containing protein, yielding MEKRNNNEHKKIDNVLYILGLSGTVICCVYLLISKITGFRIENYLYPCLFHTVTGYYCPGCGGTRAVCALFQGHFLISFLEHPFVPYAAVLCAWFLLSQTIERLSHHKLPLAMHYKDRYLWIGLAILIINCMEKNIVRLFWGISLL